CCGCATGTGCCTATAAGCCTTTTTAAAAAGTAACGTGACGTATCGACCTTTCCACAGAGTGTTATAATTATTGCAATTACACTGCATATTATAGCTCCGAAGCAAACATACCGCCACAAAGCGTCAAGCCGTGTAAACGCTGAAATTCCGCCTGCATAAAGAAAGTCGGTAACAGTGCGTGCAATGCCCCATATAATAATTAACACAGGAAAAAGCAATGATTGCAAAAGTGCCGACTTGTCGTTTGTGAACATGGTACACCCCCATTTATGGAAATCGCATTGAAGCTGTTATGGTATTTATTTGTGATACCTTTTCCCTGCAATAATACTATACGCCCTGTAGATCTGCTCCAGAAGCATCACCCTTGCAAGCTGATGCGGAAACGTCATCTTCGACATCGACAGTTTTATATCAGCCATCGCCTTTATCTTCGGTGCAAGCCCGAACGAGCTTCCGATTATGAAGTTCACCGCCGACTTTCCCTGCACCGCCGTATCGCTCAGCTTAGCGGCAAGCTCCTCGCTTGAAAGCTGCTTTCCCTCAATGCACATAGCAACGGTAAGAGCGTTCTTTGCCAGCTTCTTTCCTATCATTTCAGCTTCTTTTTCGAGTGCGTCCTCTATC
This window of the [Eubacterium] siraeum genome carries:
- the rlmH gene encoding 23S rRNA (pseudouridine(1915)-N(3))-methyltransferase RlmH, translating into MQGVNIICLGRLKESYLRDACKEYEKRLGGSCVLKIYELEPVALPNEPSDRQIEDALEKEAEMIGKKLAKNALTVAMCIEGKQLSSEELAAKLSDTAVQGKSAVNFIIGSSFGLAPKIKAMADIKLSMSKMTFPHQLARVMLLEQIYRAYSIIAGKRYHK